In Carassius carassius chromosome 7, fCarCar2.1, whole genome shotgun sequence, one genomic interval encodes:
- the best2 gene encoding bestrophin-2, whose protein sequence is MTVTYTARVANARFCGFSKLLLAWKGSIYKVLYKEFLAFFAMYTAISITYRFFFADDQKRYFEKLSIYCNNYASLIPMSFVLGFYVTLIVNRWWNQYTSVPLPDRIMCTLSGGLQGGDEQGRLLRRTLMRYASLSALLILRSVSMAVFKRFPTMDHVVEAGFMTREERKKFESLHSPYNKYWIPCVWFTNLAAVARCEGRIKDDNTYKLLLEELNDFRGKCSMLFHYDMISIPLVYTQVVTLAVYSFFLVCLIGRQFLDPSQGYPGHDLDLYVPIFTLLQFFFYAGWLKVAEQLINPFGEDDDDFETNWLIDRNFQVSMMAVDEMYGDLPKMERDRYWNDSNPRPPYTAATLFVLRKPSFQGSTFDMAIPKEDMHFQPLKEIAENLEESVTRNHNLALFNRLLGSAPSPTGFMGGALRRTSAQLQRLTRSVSPEPSFADAEDEEEKSMGRSTGTAGSMPSGLGLDTTQSTICSCGGLINTCPPLSDVEFHTQGERDGRDEEKDENMMEKESQMPKIPPPTAQTSAGRRSPLALGRVKSHFCASNATNRSVPDFFSFQPISDPVKVMTPKPQPTNSKAEAVSLLTPIA, encoded by the exons ATGACCGTCACTTACACCGCAAGAGTGGCCAATGCGCGCTTCTGCGGCTTCTCCAAACTGCTGCTGGCCTGGAAGGGAAGCATCTATAAGGTCCTGTACAAAGAGTTCCTGGCTTTCTTCGCCATGTACACAGCAATCAGCATCACATACAG ATTCTTCTTTGCAGATGATCAGAAGAGATACTTTGAAAAGCTTTCTATTTACTGCAACAACTACGCCAGTCTCATCCCAATGTCCTTCGTATTAG GGTTTTACGTGACATTAATAGTGAACCGCTGGTGGAATCAGTACACCTCCGTCCCGCTGCCGGACAGGATCATGTGCACGCTCTCGGGGGGCCTTCAGGGTGGGGACGAGCAAGGCAGGCTGCTGCGCCGCACACTGATGCGCTACGCCAGTCTGTCCGCGCTCCTGATCCTGCGCTCCGTCAGTATGGCCGTCTTCAAGAGATTCCCCACCATGGATCACGTCGTTGAAGCAG gctTTATGACAAGAGAAGAGCGTAAGAAATTTGAGAGTTTACACTCTCCCTATAATAAGTACTGGATCCCATGTGTGTGGTTCACGAACCTGGCTGCAGTCGCCCGCTGTGAGGGCAGAATCAAAGATGACAATACTTATAAACTTCTTTTGGAG GAGCTGAATGATTTCAGAGGGAAGTGCAGCATGCTTTTTCACTATGACATGATCAGCATACCGCTGGTCTACACACAG GTTGTGACTTTGGCCGTGTACAGTTTCTTCctggtgtgtctgattggtcgTCAGTTTCTGGACCCGAGTCAAGGTTATCCGGGTCACGACCTTGACCTTTACGTCCCCATCTTTACTCTTCTGCAATTCTTTTTCTATGCTGGCTGGTTGAAG GTGGCAGAGCAGCTTATAAATCCATTTGGTGAGGATGATGACGACTTTGAGACCAACTGGTTGATTGATAGAAACTTCCAG GTGTCTATGATGGCAGTGGATGAGATGTATGGAGATTTGCCCAAGATGGAGAGAGATCGTTACTGGAATGATTCGAATCCTCGTCCGCCGTACACAGCCGCTACGCTCTTTGTGCTGCGCAAACCCTCTTTCCAAGGCTCCACCTTCGACATGGC AATTCCCAAAGAAGACATGCATTTCCAGCCTCTGAAGGAGATTGCTGAAAACCTGGAAGAATCTGTGACACGGAATCACAACCTCGCCCTCTTTAATCGGCTCCTGGGCTCCGCCCCCTCTCCCACAGGCTTCATGGGCGGAGCCTTACGGCGCACCTCCGCCCAGCTGCAGCGTTTGACACGCTCCGTCAGCCCAGAACCATCCTTTGCTGACGCAGAAGATGAGGAAGAGAAGAGCATGGGAAGGAGCACGGGAACGGCCGGATCCATGCCATCTGGACTCGGGCTGGACACCACCCAGAGCACCATCTGCAGCTGTGGAGGACTCATCAACACCTGTCCTCCGCTGTCCGATGTGGAGTTCCACACGCAAGGGGAAAGAGATGGAAGAGATGAAGAGAAAGATGAGAATATGATGGAAAAAGAATCACAAATGCCAAAAATCCCACCACCCACAGCACAGACATCTGCAGGGAGGAGGAGTCCTCTCGCTCTGGGACGAGTCAAGTCTCATTTCTGTGCCTCAAATGCCACCAACCGCTCTGTGCCCGACTTCTTCTCTTTTCAGCCAATCAGTGACCCTGTAAAGGTCATGACCCCAAAACCACAACCGACCAACAGCAAAGCAGAAGCAGTGTCTTTACTGACTCCCATCGCTTGA